CTAACATCATTTCTATTTGGCAGCATCCTCTTCGGTATTCGCTATTTGATTGTCACTTTTGAGAGGCGGTGAAAAACTAAGAGTCTTCGGTCGAGAGCCCTTGTCCACAGGTATAAAGTTGCAAGTGAGAAAGTCATTAGTTTTGCGGGCTAGTCTTGGACTAATGCCATAGCAAGCAAACTTTCTATTCATTACTTTGTCGACGCCATTTACCTGCGAGTCTGTTGGGTCATCCAAATTTGGCTTTCCCTGAGTTCTGTTAGCGTTCATCTCACACATGGAGGCCGTATCATAATCGGTCTCTGCCTCAGAGACATATGGAGTGTCATCAAAGTCTTCTATTGAGATCAACGGACAGTCGTTAGGAGAAACCAGaacttccatagaagcatctcGCCATGGAATAGGGGATGCTGTTAGGCCCCCCTCTATGGACACGTTTGATGGGCTCTGTCTGAGACATGGGTATGAATCTGTGTGTGGCAAACGCTGAAATATTCACTAAAGCATCTGTAACCAAATTGCAGTCATACGAAGGGCATAGCTGTGTATAAAAGTAAGATATAATAATTTCGCATGCCGCTGATGAAACCTCATCCAAGGAAAAATCAATTAGCTTGTTCAGACCGAAGTTTGGTTACTAAATCTCAGAAGTTCAAGTCAATGAGAAAAGTGTGATTGATTGAAGTTGCCATACATTGAGAAGTATGACAGTTTATGGTTTTTGCTATTCCATGACATGTTCACAAGGCACTGTGCAGAAGGGATAATATGGTCAAAATGATCACCTGGAGGTTGAGAACATGATGGCAGATGAGGCTTTAGCCCTAAGACATGGTTTGCTAATCAAGCAACACCTATAGCGTGAGAATTCAATGATAGAGCCCGTATATAGAGCCCATACCATTTCATGTTTTTCCAAGCTAATATAACAAAGCTATAGAAAAAACATGTAAATCGTTTACGACTTTCTGGGATGTTCAGGTAGTAagaccaaaatacatgtaatactaacataagagtaggttgatgataaacaatactaacataagagtaggttgatgataaacaatactaacataagagtaagttgatgataaacaatactaacataagagtaagttgatgataaacaatactaacataagagtaggttgatgataaacaatactaacataagagtaaGTTGATGATAAACAATACTAAAATAAGAGTAAGTTGATGACAAACAATACTAACATAAGAGTAGGTTGATGATAAACAatactaacataagagtaagttgatgataaacaatactaacataagagtaaGTTGATGATAAACAATACTAACATAAGAGTAGGTTGATGATAAATAATACTAACATGAGAGTAAGTTGATGATAAACAatactaacataagagtaagttgatgataaacaatactaacataagagtaggttgatgataaacaatactaacataagagtaagttgatgataaacaatactaacataagagtaagttgatgataaacaatactaacataagagtaagttgatgataaacaatactaacataagagtaggttgatgataaacaatactaacataagagtaggttgatgataaacaatactaacataagagtaggttgatgataaacaatactaacataagagtaagttgatgataaacaatactaacataagagtaagttgatgataaacaatactaacataagagtaaGTTGATGATAAACAATACTAACATAAGAGTAGGTTGATGATAAATAATACTAACATGAGAGTAAGTTGATGATAAACAatactaacataagagtaagttgatgataaacaatactaacataagaataggttgatgataaacaatactaacataagagtaggttgatgataaacaatactaacataagagtaagttgatgataaacaatactaacataagagtaaGTTGATGACAAACAATACTAACATAAGAGTAGGTTGATAATAAACAATACTAACATAAGATTAAGTTGATGATAAACAATACTAAAATAAGAGTAAGTTGATGATAAACATTGCTAACATAAGAGTAGGTTGATGATAAACAATACTAACATAAGAGTAGGTTGATGATAAATAatactaacataagagtaagttgatgataaacaatactaacataagagtaggttgatgataaacaacactaaaataagagtaagttgatgataaacaatactaacataagagtaagttgatgataaacaatactaacataagagtaggttgatgataaataatactaacataagagtaggttgatgataaacaatactaacataagagtaggttgatgataaacattgctaacataagagtaagttgatgataaacaatactaacataagagtaaGTTGATGACAAACAATACTAACATAAGAGTAGGTTGATAATAAACAATACTAACATAAGATTAAGTTGATGATAAACAATACTAAAATAAGAGTAAGTTGATGATAAACAATACTAACATAAGAGTAGGTTGATGATAAACATTGCTAACATAAGAGTAGGTTGATGATAAACAatactaacataagagtaaGTTGATGATAAACAATACTAACATAAGAGTAGGTTGATAATAAACAGTACTAACATAAGAGTAGGTTGATGATAAACAGTACTAACATAAGAGTAGGTTGATGATAAACAATACTAAAATAAGAGTAAGTTGATGATAAACAGTACTAAAATAAGAGTAAGTTGATGATAAACATTGCTAACATAAGAGTAGGTTGATGATAAACAACACTAACATAAGAGTAGGTTGATGataaataatactaaaataagATTAAGTTGATGATAAACAATACTAACATAAGAATAGGTTGATGATAAACAATACTAACATAAGAGTAGGTTGATGATAAACAATACTAACATAAGAATAGGTTGATGATAAACAATACTAAAATAAGAGTAGGTTGATAATAAACAGTACTAAAATAAGAGTAAGTTGATGGTAAACAATACTAAAATAAGAGTAAGTTGATGGTAAACAATACTAAAATAAGAGTAAGTTGATGATAAACAGTACTAAAATAAGAGTAAGTTGATGGTAAACAATACTAAAATAAGAGTAAGTTGATGATAAACAGTACTAAAATAAGAGTAAGTTGATGATAAACATTGCTAACATAAGAGTAGGTTGATGATAAACAACACTAACATAAGAGTAGGTTGATGataaataatactaaaataagATTAAGTTGATGATAAACAATACTAACATAAGAATAGGTTGATGATAAACAATACTAACATAAGAGTAGGTTGATGATAAACAATACTAACATAAGAATAGGTTGATGATAAACAATACTAAAATAAGAGTAGGTTGATAATAAACAGTACTAACATAAGATTAAGTTGATGATAAACAATACTAAAATAAGAGTAAGTTGATGATAAACAGTACTAAAATAAGAGTAAGTTGATGGTAAACAATACTAAAATAAGAGTAAGTTGATGATAAACATTGCTAACATAAGAGTAGGTTGATGATAAACAACACTAACATAAGAGTAAGTTGATGATAAACATTACTAACATAAGATTAAGTTGATGATAAACAATACTAAAATAAGAGTAAGTTGATGATAAACAATACTAACATAAGAGTAGGTTGATGATAAACATTGCTAACATAAGAGTAGGTTGATGATAAACAatactaacataagagtaaGTTGATGATAAACAATACTAACATAAGAGTAGGTTGATAATAAACAGTATGATAAACAATACTAACATAAGAGTAGGTTGATGATAAACAATACTAACATAAGAATAGGTTGATGATAAACAATACTAAAATAAGAGTAGGTTGATAATAAACAGTACTAACATAAGATTAAGTTGATGATAAACAATACTAAAATAAGAGTAAGTTGATGATAAACAGTACTAAAATAAGAGTAAGTTGATGGTAAACAATACTAAAATAAGAGTAAGTTGATGATAAACATTGCTAACATAAGAGTAGGTTGATGATAAACAACACTAACATAAGAGTAAGTTGATGATAAACATTACTAACATAAGAGTAGGTTGATGATAAACAatactaacataagagtaaGTTGATGATAAACAATACTAACATAAGAGTAGGTTGATGATAAACAATACTAACATAAGAATAGGTTGATGATAAACAATACTAACATAAGAGTAGGTTGATGATAAACAATACTAACATAAGAGTAGGTTGATGATAAACAATACTAACATAAGAATAGGTTGATGATAAACAGTACTAACATAAGATTAGGTTGATGATAAACAATACTAAAATAAGAGTAAGTTGATGATAAACATTGCTAACATAAGAGTAGGTTGATGATAAACAACACTAACATAAGAGTAAGTTGATAATAAACAATACTAACATAAGAATAGGTTGATGATAAACAATACTAACATAAGAGTAGGTTGATGATAAACAatactaacataagagtaaGTTGATAATAAACAATACTAACATAGGAGTAGGTTGATGATAAACAATACTAACATAAGAGTAGGCTGATGATAAACAatactaacataagagtaagttgatgataaacaatactaacataagagtaaGTTGATAATAAACAATACTAACATAGGAGTAGGTTGATGATAAACAATACTAACATAAGAGTAGGTTGATGATAAACAATACTAACATAAGAGTAGGCTGATGATAAACAatactaacataagagtaaGTTGATGATAAACAATACTAACATAAGAGTAGGTTGATGATAAACAATACTAACATAAGAGTAGGTTGATGATAAACAATACTAACATAAGAGTAGGTTGATAATAAACAATACTAACATAAGATTAAGTTGATGATAAACAATACTAAAATAAGAGTAAGTTGATGATAAACAGTACTAACATAAGAGTAGGTTGATGATAAACAATACTAACATAAGAGTAGGTTGATGATAAACAATACTAACATAAGAGTAGGTTGATGATAAACAATACTAACATAAGAGTAGGTTGATGATAAACAATACTAAAATAAGAGTAGGTTGATAATAAACAATACTAACATAAGAGTAGGTTGATAATAAACAATACTAACATAAGATTAAGTTGATGATAAACAATACTAAAATAAGAGTAAGTTGATGATAAACAGTACTAACATAAGAGTAGGTTGATGATAAACAATACTAACATAAGAGTAGGTTGATGATAAACAATACTAACATAAGAGTAGGCTGATGATAAAGAATACTAACATAAGAGTAGGTTGATGATAAACAATACTAACATAA
The genomic region above belongs to Watersipora subatra chromosome 1, tzWatSuba1.1, whole genome shotgun sequence and contains:
- the LOC137385329 gene encoding uncharacterized protein, with the protein product MSSEQKSETKSTELSYLMERFTRCADLPTGIDVPVVTISPTHSCRLPHTDSYPCLRQSPSNVSIEGGLTASPIPWRDASMEVLVSPNDCPLISIEDFDDTPYVSEAETDYDTASMCEMNANRTQGKPNLDDPTDSQVNGVDKVMNRKFACYGISPRLARKTNDFLTCNFIPVDKGSRPKTLSFSPPLKSDNQIANTEEDAAK